The Sediminispirochaeta bajacaliforniensis DSM 16054 genome includes a window with the following:
- a CDS encoding SAM-dependent methyltransferase — protein MEKMVREIGYVVAGKNVFIQMLPKYTQGLTGLEGFSHLMVLWYPHKANKEEEVPILVEKPYRLAPEALGIFATRSPLRPNNICVSIATVASVDESQGTIGLWWIDAEDGTPVLDIKPYHPSSDRVRDVTLPAWCAAWPGYYEESGDFAWDKEFLF, from the coding sequence ATGGAAAAGATGGTTCGTGAGATTGGATACGTTGTAGCGGGAAAGAACGTTTTTATCCAGATGTTGCCGAAGTATACCCAAGGCCTGACCGGCTTAGAGGGCTTCAGCCATTTGATGGTACTCTGGTATCCGCATAAAGCGAACAAGGAAGAAGAAGTCCCAATCCTGGTAGAAAAACCTTATCGGCTGGCCCCGGAAGCACTTGGAATTTTCGCAACACGATCGCCCCTGAGGCCGAACAACATCTGTGTAAGCATCGCCACGGTTGCATCTGTCGATGAATCACAAGGTACAATAGGGCTCTGGTGGATTGATGCCGAAGACGGAACACCTGTCCTGGATATAAAACCCTATCATCCATCTTCCGATCGTGTCCGTGATGTCACCCTTCCCGCCTGGTGCGCCGCTTGGCCCGGGTACTATGAGGAAAGCGGCGATTTCGCATGGGACAAGGAATTCCTATTCTAA
- a CDS encoding nucleotidyltransferase domain-containing protein, whose amino-acid sequence MLQLHEAFIAHALAYFQRDERIVGLACAGSFITKTMDEFSDIDFVVAVEPDRYEQVMAERFDMVEHLGTLLSAFTGDHVGEPRVLICLYGNPLLHVDVKFVSLDDIAHRVENVSILWERGGRISAKLKEEPAKFPLPDIQWIEERFWVWIHYGATKIGRGEIFETIEFISFLRQSVIGPLILQKEGKQPKGVRKIEYDAPEYLDRLKATVACYDKGSCYSAIKMLIELYKELREVHKFESSRYNTQAEKAAVAYLDDVAKKYL is encoded by the coding sequence GAGGCATTTATTGCACATGCTCTTGCATACTTTCAGCGTGATGAAAGGATTGTCGGCCTTGCCTGTGCCGGATCCTTCATCACAAAAACCATGGATGAATTTTCCGACATTGATTTCGTCGTCGCCGTCGAACCAGATCGTTATGAGCAGGTCATGGCCGAGAGATTCGACATGGTGGAACATCTGGGAACTCTGCTCTCGGCCTTTACCGGAGATCACGTCGGTGAGCCACGAGTCCTTATCTGCTTATATGGCAATCCCCTGCTCCATGTCGATGTGAAATTTGTCTCTCTTGATGATATTGCGCACCGAGTCGAAAATGTCAGCATCTTGTGGGAACGAGGCGGGCGAATATCCGCCAAGCTCAAAGAGGAGCCGGCAAAGTTTCCACTTCCCGACATCCAATGGATCGAGGAAAGATTTTGGGTTTGGATCCATTACGGGGCGACAAAGATTGGACGCGGTGAAATCTTTGAAACAATAGAGTTTATTTCATTTTTGCGTCAGAGTGTTATTGGCCCTCTCATTCTGCAAAAAGAAGGAAAGCAGCCGAAAGGCGTACGAAAGATCGAGTATGACGCACCGGAATATCTCGATAGACTCAAGGCAACGGTTGCCTGTTACGACAAAGGATCATGCTATTCAGCAATAAAGATGCTCATCGAACTCTATAAAGAGCTGCGAGAGGTGCACAAATTCGAAAGCTCCCGGTATAATACACAGGCAGAAAAGGCTGCTGTAGCATATTTGGATGATGTAGCAAAGAAGTATCTATGA
- a CDS encoding helix-turn-helix domain-containing protein encodes MTGYECICEAINIFETSLRNAGRREIVRTVSQLAELTGYSVYHFTRLFFTVTGYSPKEYMAGRIFSEVAQKIVESDFSLKSIAYDFGFDEYETFSRGFKRFFGVPPRSVRSDHSLPAGYLKRVMPEFEKGTGNLLSDQPEIVEMDAHYLTGLPFYIEAGTTSFHKQWAIFMNVQEQVSGRLLPELYCQYSSWTDNESVSGLSILCAIETVGDVQQDPFFYTRRVPPASYLRFRHNSEVSDLWATYTYIYHDWFASHEVKPVGSWECQRYVDKGETIEICIPIALHEEDCRLE; translated from the coding sequence ATGACCGGATATGAATGTATCTGTGAAGCAATTAATATTTTCGAGACGTCTCTTCGCAATGCCGGGCGAAGGGAAATCGTCAGAACGGTATCGCAACTTGCAGAACTGACTGGCTATTCTGTATATCATTTTACGAGACTCTTTTTTACCGTGACGGGGTATTCCCCGAAAGAGTATATGGCCGGCCGAATTTTTTCCGAGGTGGCACAGAAGATAGTAGAGAGCGATTTCTCTTTGAAGTCCATTGCGTACGATTTTGGTTTCGATGAATATGAGACATTTTCTCGTGGATTTAAGAGATTTTTTGGTGTGCCACCCCGTTCCGTTCGGAGCGATCATTCCCTTCCTGCCGGGTATCTGAAACGGGTGATGCCGGAGTTTGAAAAGGGAACCGGTAATCTTCTTTCCGATCAGCCGGAAATAGTAGAAATGGATGCCCATTACCTTACGGGTCTTCCCTTTTATATTGAAGCCGGAACAACATCGTTTCACAAACAATGGGCGATTTTTATGAATGTTCAAGAACAGGTGTCAGGGCGTTTGCTGCCGGAACTCTATTGTCAATATTCGTCCTGGACCGATAATGAATCGGTAAGTGGCCTGTCGATTCTTTGTGCTATTGAAACGGTAGGTGATGTGCAGCAGGATCCGTTTTTTTATACGCGACGGGTTCCTCCTGCTTCCTATCTCCGATTCCGCCACAATTCCGAAGTTTCTGATCTGTGGGCTACCTATACGTACATCTATCACGATTGGTTTGCTTCACATGAGGTCAAGCCTGTGGGCTCGTGGGAGTGTCAGCGATATGTCGATAAAGGAGAGACAATTGAAATATGTATTCCAATTGCTCTCCATGAGGAAGATTGCCGGTTAGAATAG
- the trpS gene encoding tryptophan--tRNA ligase — protein sequence MAEEQLDYGTFEATLEKSRKLEADLQVHPENYKVLTGDRPTGRLHIGHLFGSLQNRVRLHKLGVSTFIVIADYQVLTDRDTFDNISENIRQLTIDYIAAGIDVTDGKTFIFPHSHVPELNQLLLPFLTLVTNAELDRNPTVKEEIAASGQKRINAGMYTYPVHQAADILFCKGSVVPVGKDQLPHLELTRTIARRFNDRFAGKRPVFPEPQPLLSEAPIILGLDGSQKMSKSRNNAIMLSADEDETARLIKKAKTDSERHITYDPEHRPEVSNLLLLISLASGRKPEQIAEEIGDGGSGRLKRLLTDSLNEYLRPLRTKRKELEQNIDYVRDVLRGGVAAAREEAIKTLEEVRTVMNMTI from the coding sequence ATGGCGGAAGAACAACTTGACTACGGGACCTTTGAGGCAACTTTAGAGAAAAGCAGGAAGCTTGAAGCGGATCTTCAGGTTCATCCGGAAAACTATAAGGTTCTAACCGGTGATAGACCCACGGGGCGTTTGCATATCGGCCATCTGTTCGGGTCTCTTCAGAATCGGGTGAGGCTGCATAAACTTGGGGTTTCTACCTTTATTGTGATTGCCGATTACCAGGTTTTGACCGATCGCGATACCTTTGATAACATTTCTGAGAATATTCGGCAGTTGACGATAGATTATATTGCCGCAGGCATAGACGTTACCGACGGAAAGACTTTTATCTTTCCGCATAGTCATGTTCCGGAGCTTAATCAGTTGCTCCTTCCTTTTTTGACCCTTGTCACCAATGCCGAGTTGGATCGCAATCCAACTGTAAAAGAAGAAATTGCCGCTTCCGGTCAGAAGCGGATCAATGCGGGAATGTATACCTATCCGGTACATCAGGCTGCCGACATCCTTTTCTGTAAGGGATCGGTTGTTCCGGTCGGTAAGGATCAGTTGCCCCACCTCGAACTTACACGGACCATTGCAAGGCGCTTCAATGACCGTTTTGCAGGAAAGAGGCCTGTTTTTCCGGAGCCTCAGCCCCTTTTAAGCGAGGCTCCCATCATACTCGGCCTTGACGGCTCACAGAAAATGAGCAAGAGCAGAAACAACGCAATCATGCTCAGTGCTGACGAAGATGAAACCGCACGGCTGATCAAAAAGGCAAAAACCGATTCCGAACGGCACATTACCTATGATCCTGAACACCGCCCGGAAGTTTCAAACCTTTTGTTGCTTATCTCCCTGGCAAGCGGCAGGAAGCCGGAACAGATTGCAGAGGAAATCGGCGACGGTGGTTCCGGCCGGCTGAAGAGGCTTCTCACCGATTCGCTTAATGAATACCTTCGGCCCTTAAGGACGAAACGCAAGGAGCTGGAGCAGAATATTGACTATGTTCGTGATGTACTTCGTGGCGGGGTTGCGGCGGCTCGGGAAGAGGCAATTAAGACCCTCGAAGAGGTACGTACCGTCATGAATATGACGATCTGA
- a CDS encoding GNAT family N-acetyltransferase has translation MEIAIREFTEDDIDEMITIWNAVVEEGLAFPQTEPLIPATASTFFGEQSFTGVAVEDNRVVGLYILHPNNIGRCGHIANASYAVGKEERGKHIGELLVRHSIKTGGRCGFRILQFNAVVATNHVALHLYKKLGFSQLGTIPEGFLAKNNEYLDIIPHYIKLANE, from the coding sequence GTGGAGATTGCCATCCGAGAGTTCACCGAAGATGACATAGATGAAATGATAACAATCTGGAATGCTGTGGTGGAAGAGGGGCTGGCCTTTCCCCAAACGGAGCCTCTTATCCCCGCAACCGCTTCAACCTTCTTTGGTGAACAAAGCTTCACCGGCGTGGCAGTAGAGGACAATCGAGTCGTCGGTCTCTATATATTACACCCCAACAATATAGGACGGTGCGGCCATATTGCAAATGCTTCCTATGCGGTCGGAAAAGAAGAACGGGGGAAGCATATCGGCGAGCTCCTGGTCCGGCACTCTATCAAAACCGGAGGACGATGCGGTTTCAGAATTCTTCAATTCAATGCCGTGGTTGCAACAAATCACGTTGCTTTGCATTTATATAAAAAGCTTGGCTTTTCCCAGTTGGGTACGATCCCGGAAGGCTTCCTGGCAAAAAACAACGAGTATCTCGATATTATTCCCCACTATATCAAACTGGCAAACGAGTAA
- a CDS encoding secondary thiamine-phosphate synthase enzyme YjbQ has product MAVFTKKVEYSLKGRMSKLLIDDTIKQVVSESGIREGYVMVFVAGCVAALAVTEYEPGIVKHDLDYLFEKGMGIPYGQGFADGTPYKHHETWHDDNGSSHLRSLLLHHSLSIPVLNHEVMLGPWQNVLLIECDTGPRNRTLWYQVQGEV; this is encoded by the coding sequence ATGGCCGTATTTACGAAAAAGGTGGAGTATAGCCTTAAGGGGCGGATGTCGAAACTCCTCATTGACGACACAATAAAACAGGTGGTGTCTGAAAGTGGAATCAGAGAAGGCTATGTCATGGTCTTTGTCGCCGGCTGTGTTGCAGCCCTGGCAGTAACGGAGTATGAACCGGGAATCGTCAAACATGATTTGGATTATCTCTTTGAAAAAGGAATGGGAATTCCCTATGGCCAGGGCTTCGCAGACGGCACCCCCTACAAACATCATGAAACCTGGCATGACGACAACGGTTCAAGCCATCTCCGCTCACTGCTGTTGCATCATTCCCTTTCCATTCCTGTTTTGAACCACGAGGTCATGCTTGGCCCTTGGCAAAACGTTTTACTGATCGAATGTGATACAGGCCCCAGGAACCGAACGCTTTGGTACCAGGTTCAGGGGGAGGTGTAG
- the def gene encoding peptide deformylase, with product MSRNKKIETIIRFGDPRLRVVCSEVAVFHKGLHDKIDCIARTLHEHGGGAALAAPQIALLKQIVVIDYLGEYYELINPRIVEASGSSIDYEGCLSLPGFWGQVERHQRIKVSYQDRFGELHSVDAHDRMARCFQHEIDHLSGVLFIDRMSDEYVFNDDTKERLPVAYLRNATRSQ from the coding sequence ATGAGTCGCAACAAAAAAATAGAGACAATAATACGCTTTGGCGATCCCCGGCTTCGTGTCGTTTGTTCGGAGGTTGCGGTGTTTCACAAAGGATTGCATGATAAAATTGATTGCATAGCCCGGACGCTACACGAACATGGAGGAGGAGCAGCTCTCGCTGCTCCTCAAATTGCACTGCTTAAGCAGATTGTCGTTATCGACTATCTTGGTGAATACTATGAATTGATCAATCCGCGGATAGTCGAGGCTTCGGGAAGCTCAATTGACTACGAAGGCTGCCTTTCACTACCGGGCTTTTGGGGACAGGTCGAACGTCATCAGCGTATCAAGGTCAGCTATCAAGATCGATTCGGCGAGCTCCATAGCGTTGACGCACATGATCGAATGGCACGCTGCTTTCAGCATGAGATCGACCATCTCAGCGGGGTTTTGTTTATAGATAGGATGAGTGATGAATATGTGTTCAACGATGACACGAAAGAACGCCTTCCGGTAGCATACCTGCGCAATGCAACAAGATCACAATAA
- a CDS encoding HD domain-containing protein produces MNGNFDFVSDKRLEGQLDFIVEIDKLKNIARKSMVFDGSHFENDAEHSWTISVLAILLKEYANFKVNIEKVIIMLLIHDIVEVYAGDTFLYSAKRSAAHIEEEKSAEKIFGFLEDDQKAYFLSLWKEFEKRETNEAKFATVFDRLEPLVQNYMTQGGTWKKYNVTYQMVIDKTSHIQEGSKEIWDFVKKLLQTCVEKGYLAKEE; encoded by the coding sequence ATGAATGGGAATTTCGATTTCGTCAGTGACAAGCGACTTGAAGGTCAACTTGATTTTATTGTTGAAATAGACAAGTTAAAAAATATTGCAAGAAAATCAATGGTCTTTGACGGAAGTCATTTCGAAAATGATGCAGAACACTCCTGGACCATCAGCGTTCTTGCCATCCTTTTAAAAGAATATGCGAACTTCAAAGTGAACATAGAAAAGGTCATCATCATGCTCCTTATCCACGATATTGTGGAGGTCTATGCAGGAGACACCTTCCTCTATTCTGCCAAACGCTCGGCAGCCCATATCGAAGAGGAGAAATCAGCAGAAAAAATCTTCGGTTTTTTGGAAGATGACCAAAAAGCATATTTTCTATCGCTTTGGAAAGAATTTGAAAAACGAGAAACAAACGAAGCCAAATTTGCGACGGTCTTCGACCGATTAGAGCCCCTTGTCCAGAATTACATGACCCAGGGGGGTACGTGGAAAAAATACAACGTAACCTACCAAATGGTAATCGACAAAACCTCGCATATACAAGAAGGATCGAAAGAGATCTGGGACTTTGTGAAAAAGCTGTTACAGACCTGCGTGGAAAAGGGCTACCTGGCGAAAGAGGAGTAA
- a CDS encoding methyltransferase domain-containing protein → MLKNSIYRQLFANRSLNLLYRDIAGIARLDADFVSELLARKASGRGPTEAELDEAVDAVVRSLYSVNQYLDLDTTALKALRNLYRRTWERFSPGQAKAVHADHLEALGNIIARYYPQEFRTALAGIPEIGGVVNAEYDPRFQLQALGIETTALREPVLDIGCGPSAALVRHLRGLGIEAFGIDRLLDDETNFCYHSTWFDFDLKPETWGTVIANMSFSNHFIHALIYAPERSFAYLDRFQDILHSLTIGGSFFYAPSLPAEQELIDSRFYRTQYIFRTSGVSVTRVDRLS, encoded by the coding sequence ATGCTGAAAAACTCTATCTATCGTCAGCTTTTCGCCAACCGTTCGTTGAATCTACTCTACCGGGATATTGCAGGTATCGCCAGATTGGACGCCGACTTTGTATCAGAGCTGCTGGCCCGTAAGGCTTCCGGCAGAGGGCCAACGGAGGCTGAACTCGACGAGGCGGTCGATGCTGTCGTCAGAAGTCTCTATTCAGTGAATCAGTACCTGGATTTGGATACGACGGCCCTAAAGGCGTTACGCAACCTCTACCGGCGCACCTGGGAACGGTTCTCCCCCGGACAGGCAAAAGCGGTTCATGCCGATCATCTGGAAGCGCTTGGTAATATCATCGCCCGTTATTACCCGCAGGAATTTCGTACAGCCCTGGCTGGGATACCGGAAATCGGAGGAGTAGTCAATGCAGAATACGATCCCCGCTTTCAACTTCAGGCACTGGGAATCGAGACCACGGCGTTAAGAGAGCCGGTTCTCGATATAGGGTGTGGGCCTTCGGCAGCCCTGGTGCGTCATCTCCGTGGCCTTGGGATCGAGGCTTTCGGAATCGACCGGCTTTTGGACGATGAAACGAACTTCTGTTACCACTCCACGTGGTTCGACTTCGACCTGAAACCAGAGACTTGGGGCACGGTGATTGCGAATATGAGCTTCAGCAATCATTTCATTCACGCCCTGATCTATGCACCGGAAAGGAGCTTCGCATATCTGGATCGTTTCCAAGATATTTTACATTCTCTTACTATTGGGGGAAGTTTCTTTTACGCACCCAGCTTACCAGCGGAGCAGGAACTCATCGATAGTCGCTTTTATCGAACTCAATATATTTTCCGGACTTCTGGGGTATCCGTTACCAGGGTCGACCGCCTGTCCTGA
- a CDS encoding endo alpha-1,4 polygalactosaminidase — MSIPLEHGDPRMSKFLSLTLLPLFCLSLSACLNHTSDILASDPKDYRQEMRTFVEEVSYYAKGINPGFIIVPQNGHELLTKTGEAEASVSDSYVSAIDGIGREDLYYGYTEDNIATLEPDRKEMLLFMDLAETNGVQVLVTDYCSEREKIDDSYRKNAARGYISFTAHHRALDAIPDYPENPYNENTSDINTLSDAKNFLYVIDPSENKSAFTDKSAFLSQLRSTNYDILLIDVFYDGSPTTKLSKRDVASLKEKANGGRRLVLCYLSIGEAEDYRYYWKNEWNMKSPSWLTEENPKWVGNYKVRYWEHDWKAIIYGNDQSYVKKILDAGFDGAYLDIIDAFEYFEDQ, encoded by the coding sequence ATGTCTATTCCTTTGGAACATGGAGACCCCAGAATGTCAAAATTTCTCTCTTTAACACTATTGCCTCTTTTTTGTCTCTCCCTATCTGCCTGCCTTAATCACACCAGCGATATCCTTGCCTCAGACCCGAAAGATTACCGCCAAGAAATGCGAACATTCGTTGAAGAGGTAAGTTATTATGCAAAGGGAATAAACCCCGGCTTCATCATAGTACCGCAAAACGGACATGAGCTATTAACGAAAACAGGAGAAGCAGAGGCTTCTGTTTCTGATTCATATGTGTCGGCAATTGACGGAATAGGAAGAGAGGATTTGTACTATGGATACACCGAAGATAACATAGCCACGCTGGAACCAGATAGAAAAGAAATGCTGCTATTTATGGACCTTGCCGAGACAAACGGGGTACAAGTATTGGTAACCGACTATTGTAGCGAAAGGGAAAAAATCGATGATTCATATCGAAAAAATGCAGCAAGAGGATATATTTCATTTACCGCCCATCATAGAGCATTAGACGCTATTCCTGACTACCCAGAAAATCCTTACAATGAAAATACATCGGATATTAATACCCTATCAGATGCAAAAAATTTTCTGTATGTAATCGATCCTTCGGAAAACAAAAGCGCTTTTACAGATAAATCGGCATTTTTATCACAACTTCGATCAACAAACTATGACATCCTTCTTATCGACGTATTTTACGACGGAAGTCCAACAACAAAACTATCGAAGCGTGACGTTGCCTCCTTAAAAGAGAAGGCTAATGGAGGAAGAAGGCTGGTGCTTTGCTATTTGAGTATAGGAGAAGCAGAAGATTATCGATATTACTGGAAAAACGAATGGAACATGAAGTCACCAAGTTGGCTAACAGAGGAAAATCCCAAATGGGTGGGGAACTATAAAGTTCGTTATTGGGAACATGACTGGAAAGCAATTATATATGGAAATGATCAATCATATGTGAAGAAAATACTTGATGCCGGCTTTGATGGAGCCTATCTCGATATCATCGATGCCTTTGAGTATTTTGAGGATCAATAA